The window ATCGCGGGCACGTCCACGTCGCCGTCGTCAACGCGTTCGATGCGGAGGTGCAGAGTCCCGCCGGCACCGGCACGGGGCTGCGCAACGTGCGCGACAGGCTCGTCACGCACTACGGACCGGCAGCGACGTTTCGTGCTGGCGCGGACGGCGAGCGCTTCAGCGTGACGCTGACCTATCCGTGCGAGCAGGCACGACACGAGGAGCCCCGCGCATGACCGACACACGTCTCAAGGTACTCGTGGTGGACGATGAGGCACTCGCGCGGCAGGTGGCGGTGGAGTACCTGCGGGAGTGCGACGGCGTGGAAGTAGCGGGCGAGTGTGCCAATGGCTACGAGGCCGTCAAGGCCGTGAGCGATGCCATGCCCGACGTGCTGCTGCTCGACGTGCAGATGCCGAAGCTCTCCGGATTCGACGTGCTCGAACTGATCGGTCCCGGACCTGCCGTCATCTTCGCGACGGCGCACGACGAGTTCGCGCTGAAGGCGTTCGACGTCCATGCCGTGGACTACCTGCTCAAGCCCTTTAGTCAGGCGCGTCTGGCAGACGCGGTCGAGCGTGCCCGCCAGCGCCTCGTCGCGCGGACGGCATCGCCCGCCGACGATCTGCGGTCGGCCCTGCGCACGGTGCGTCTCACGCGCATCCTCGTGCGCGACGGCGGCAAGGTGTTCATCGTGCCCGTCGACACGCTCGACTACGCGCAGGCGCAGGACGACTACGTCCTTCTGCATACGCAGGGACGCAACCTGCTCAAGGAGCAGCCGATTGGCTCGCTGGAGATGCAGCTCGATCCGTCGGAGTTCGTGCGCATCCACAGGTCCTGGATCCTCAACCTCGCGCGGCTCGCACGCGTGGAAGTGGAAGCCAGGGATCGCCGCGTGGCGGTACTGCACGACGGCACGCGCCTGCCCATCAGCCGCTCCGGCCATCAACGCCTGACCACCGCCCTCGGCCGCTGACGGGTCCATTTCGTGAAATGGCAGAACCGGCGGGGCCTGTGACGCGAATCGCCTGATGGAGGCAGGCACGGGTCCGGTCGCCGGACAGCCCCACCCGTCCTCCTCGCCAAGAGCACTCGTACGGGGGAGGCTCGTCGGCACGGGCGGGGCGGCCCCGTCCGTCGCCACCGCGCCAACAGAGAGACGCGATTCAGATGGCAGCGCCGCTCGAGATGTCCTATGGAAACCACGGCGCAAGACGTTTTATGGAGGCCAGCGGTTTCAACGCCTGGCACTGCTGACCGCCATGCGATTGCTCGCGCGGCATCCAGGCATGTAGATTGGCGGATGTGAGGGACCTGTCCGCGTTCTGCCGCCTGCTCGGAGACGATGTCCGCCTGCGTCTCATCCGCCTGCTGAGGAAGGAGCAGCTCAACGTCAAGGAACTCACGGCGATCCTGGGCATCGCCCAGTCTGGCGTGTCGCGACATCTCGGCCTGCTGCGCAAGAGCGGGCTTGTGGAGGAGCGGCGCGAAGGCGGGTATGCGTACTACTCGCTCCGCCCCGACGGCGCGGGCCAGGCTCTGCCGATGTGGGAAGCGCTCGAAGCGTCGCTCCCGTCGGCCGACGATGATGCGGAACTGCGCGCGGACGATGCGCGGCTGCTCGAGGTGTTGCGGCTGCGCAAGGAGGACTTCCTCACGCACGGCAGCAGCGCGGGACAACTCGTGCCAGGCCGCAGCTGGGCCGCATGGAGCCGCGCGCTCGGGCACCTCCTGCCGCCGCTCGTCGTGGCAGACGCGGGGTGCGGTGAGGGCTATCTGGCGCTGGAGGCCGCGCGGTGGGCCGAGCAGGTGATCGCCATCGATCACTCGCGCGACGCGCTCGCCGTTGCCAAACAGCTCGCTCACAAACGCGGCGTCTCGAACATCGTCTGGAAGGAAGGGCGCATCGAGCATCTGCCGCTGCCAGACGCATCCGTCGACGTCGTGCTCCTGTCGCAGGCGCTGCACCACGTGCCGACGCCCGAAACAGCCCTGGCCGAAGCCGTCCGCGCGGTGAAGCCTGGCGGCACCGTGCTCCTGCTCGAACTGCGCGCCCACGGGCAGGAGTGGGTGCGCGAGCGTCACGGCGATCGCTGGCTCGGCTTCCGCGACGAGGCGCTGGAAGACTGGCTGTTCCGCGTGGGTCTCGAAGACGTCCGCGTGGAAGTCGGCGCCCGCCTGAAAGGCGACCCCTTCACCGTCCTCGTCGCCAGTGGTCACAAACCCGGCGGCTCACGCAGACGGAAGTGAGCCCGTGGGGGCGACGCATGCCTCGCCCCTACACGTCGAACGCGTCGGCCTGAACGTACGCCATCAGTCGCGTCGACGAGCAGGACGGGGTCTTCAGCGCTTCCGCGATTCATTCGGCTTGACGGAAACGAGATCCGCCATATATCCTTTGTGCCGGATAGAGGGATGAATCAATCTGTCTCGCCGGTTCTCGCGCATCTGAATGTCCTCGGCGACCCCGTGCGGGCGCGGTTGCTGCGCGTGCTCGAGGGGCAGACGCTGGCCGTGGGCGAACTGTGCGACATCCTGCAGCTGCCGCAGTCCACCATCAGCCGACACCTGAAGACGCTGATGGACGGCGGGTGGGTGCGCGTGAGGCGCGAGGGGACGAGCCGGCTGTATTCACTCATGGCGGAGGAACTCGATGACGCCTCCGCCGATCTCTGGCGTCTCGTGCGCGGACAGCTCGAACACCTCGCGACGGTGGCACAGGACCGGGTCCGCCTGGCGCGCGTGCTGGCCGCGCGGCGGTCGCAGTCGGCGGCGTTCTTCTCCCGGGCGGCGGGGGATTGGGATGGCCTGCGCGACGAGCTCTATGGCCAGGCGTTCCATCTCGATGGTCTGCTCGCCGCGCTCGATCCCGCATGGGTGGTCGCCGATCTCGGTTGCGGCACCGGACGTACGGCAGCGGCTGTCGCGCCGTTCGTGCGGCAGGTGATTGCCGTCGACGCCTCGCCGGAGATGCTGGCGGCGGCGCGCGAACGCCTGCAGGACGCATCCAACGTCGATCTGCGCGTCGGCACGCTCGAGGCGCTGCCGATCGCTGATGCCAGCGTGGACCTCGCCGTGCTGGTGCTCGTGCTGCACCATCTCGGTGATCCCGCTGCGGTACTGAAGGAAGCGCGGCGCGTGCTGGTCCCCGGCGGCCGCGCGATCGTCGTCGACATGCAGGCGCACGACAGGGAGGACTATCGTGGCCAGATGGGTCACGTGTGGCTCGGGTTCTCCGAGGCGGAGATGAGCCGGTTGCTGACCGGCGCCGGGCTCGGCGACGTGCGCGTCGTGCCGCTGTCTCCGGCGGCGGGTGTACGAGGACCGTCGTTGTTCGCAGCGCGCGCGAACAGCGGACAACGGGCACCAGGACTTTCGTGACGCCGCGGCGCGGCGTTGCAATGGCGCGGCAGGTGTCGCGCATGTGTGAAGGAGCAGAGACGAATGACCCCAGTCGCAACAGAGACGTTGCACCCGTTTGCCGAGGCCGAGAAGGCTGGCCGTCCGGCGTTCAAGGTTCGTGATCTCGCGCAGGCCGACTTCGGCCGCAAGGAGATCAGGCTCGCCGAGCAGGAGATGCCCGGCCTGATGGCGATCCGTGAGGAGTACGCCGCGAGCCAGCCGCTGGCCGGCGTGAAGATCATGGGCAGCCTGCACATGACGGTGCAGACCGCGGTCCTCATCGAGACGCTCGACATCCTCGGCGCAGACGTCCGCTGGGTGTCGTGCAACATCTTCTCGACGCAGGATCACGCAGCGGCGGCCGTCGTCGTCGGCCGGCCCGAGACGGGCGGCACCGTGCAGAACCCGAAGGGCATCCCGGTGTTTGCGTGGAAGGGCGAGACGCTCGACGAGTACTGGTGGTGCACGAAGGAAGCGCTCGTGTGGCCCGACGGCTCGGGCCCCGCTCAGATCGTCGACGATGGGGGAGACGCGACGCTGTTCGTGCACAAGGCGCTGGAGTACGGCACGGCAGACAAGGTGCCGGCTTTCGACGCCGAGAAGGAACCGGAGGAGTGGGGCATCATCCTCCAGACGCTCCGTGACGAGCTCACCAAGGCACCGGCGCGGTGGCAGGCCCTCGCGCGGGGCATCAAGGGCGTGAGCGAGGAGACCACCACGGGCGTCCACCGTCTCTACGAGATGATGGCGGCCGGCACGCTGCTGTTCCCGGCGATCAACGTCAACGACGCGGTCACCAAGAGCAAGTTCGACAACCTGTATGGCTGCCGCCACTCGCTCACCGACGGGATCATGCGCGCCAGCGACGTGATGCTCTCGGGCAAGGTGGCCGTCGTGTGCGGCTACGGCGACGTGGGCAAGGGCTGCGCGCAGTCGCTGCGCGGCCAGGGCGCACGCGTGATCGTCACCGAGATCGATCCGATCTGTGCGCTGCAGGCGGCGATGGAAGGCTATCA of the Acidobacteriota bacterium genome contains:
- a CDS encoding response regulator transcription factor gives rise to the protein MTDTRLKVLVVDDEALARQVAVEYLRECDGVEVAGECANGYEAVKAVSDAMPDVLLLDVQMPKLSGFDVLELIGPGPAVIFATAHDEFALKAFDVHAVDYLLKPFSQARLADAVERARQRLVARTASPADDLRSALRTVRLTRILVRDGGKVFIVPVDTLDYAQAQDDYVLLHTQGRNLLKEQPIGSLEMQLDPSEFVRIHRSWILNLARLARVEVEARDRRVAVLHDGTRLPISRSGHQRLTTALGR
- a CDS encoding metalloregulator ArsR/SmtB family transcription factor, which gives rise to MRDLSAFCRLLGDDVRLRLIRLLRKEQLNVKELTAILGIAQSGVSRHLGLLRKSGLVEERREGGYAYYSLRPDGAGQALPMWEALEASLPSADDDAELRADDARLLEVLRLRKEDFLTHGSSAGQLVPGRSWAAWSRALGHLLPPLVVADAGCGEGYLALEAARWAEQVIAIDHSRDALAVAKQLAHKRGVSNIVWKEGRIEHLPLPDASVDVVLLSQALHHVPTPETALAEAVRAVKPGGTVLLLELRAHGQEWVRERHGDRWLGFRDEALEDWLFRVGLEDVRVEVGARLKGDPFTVLVASGHKPGGSRRRK
- a CDS encoding metalloregulator ArsR/SmtB family transcription factor, translated to MNQSVSPVLAHLNVLGDPVRARLLRVLEGQTLAVGELCDILQLPQSTISRHLKTLMDGGWVRVRREGTSRLYSLMAEELDDASADLWRLVRGQLEHLATVAQDRVRLARVLAARRSQSAAFFSRAAGDWDGLRDELYGQAFHLDGLLAALDPAWVVADLGCGTGRTAAAVAPFVRQVIAVDASPEMLAAARERLQDASNVDLRVGTLEALPIADASVDLAVLVLVLHHLGDPAAVLKEARRVLVPGGRAIVVDMQAHDREDYRGQMGHVWLGFSEAEMSRLLTGAGLGDVRVVPLSPAAGVRGPSLFAARANSGQRAPGLS
- a CDS encoding adenosylhomocysteinase, which codes for MTPVATETLHPFAEAEKAGRPAFKVRDLAQADFGRKEIRLAEQEMPGLMAIREEYAASQPLAGVKIMGSLHMTVQTAVLIETLDILGADVRWVSCNIFSTQDHAAAAVVVGRPETGGTVQNPKGIPVFAWKGETLDEYWWCTKEALVWPDGSGPAQIVDDGGDATLFVHKALEYGTADKVPAFDAEKEPEEWGIILQTLRDELTKAPARWQALARGIKGVSEETTTGVHRLYEMMAAGTLLFPAINVNDAVTKSKFDNLYGCRHSLTDGIMRASDVMLSGKVAVVCGYGDVGKGCAQSLRGQGARVIVTEIDPICALQAAMEGY